From Sphingorhabdus sp. SMR4y:
CACGGCGGGGTGGTCCTTCACATGAGCGACCGCCTCGTCAAACGACCCGAACTGCGCCAGCCGTTCCAGATTGCGCTTGGTCGGGAAGATGATCTTCACCTCGCCGGCTTCGGCGCGATCGAGTACCGATTGCGCATTGCCCCAGAAGAGATTGTAATTTTCCGTCTCGTCGACTGTCGCCAATGCCTGGTGATCATCGTGCGATATCATGTAGAAACGGGTGTCGAACACCCGCTTTTCCGCAAAGGGCGGACACCAGCGCGAAAAGGGTATCAGTTTTTCCAGCTCCAGTTGCCAGTCGAACTGGTTGCAAATATCGGCCAGGACGGTGCCTTCGTGCAACGCGGCGCGGGCTTCCAGGACACGCTTGGCATCCAGATCGCCCTCCACCGCGACCGCAATACCCGTTTCCTCGATCGATTCCCGGATCGCGGCGATGCGCGCGCCATATTCGTCGACATCGTCATGACCCAGATTTTGCGCGAAATTGAAATCCGCGTCATCGATCCGGCCACCCGGAAACACTGCAGCACCTGCGGCAAACACCATCTTCGCCGACCGCTCGACCATCAGCAGGTCGGGAGCCTTCTGGCCCGGCTGATCACGGAATATTATCAGCGTCGAAGCAGGAATCGGCTTGGGCATGGGCTCGCCGGTAATGGCGTCGATTTCAGGTGCATCGTTGCGGGTCACTGGATCATTCATGGCCGCATATGAACAGCAAGCAACTGCTTTGCCAAGTCTTTTGATTTTTCGTCAGGCCGCCACGAACAGATTTGCCAAAGTCCGGCCGGCGTGGCAGAATCGGCAAATGGGAATAGTCGAGCTATTGGGATTGGCCGGTAGCGTCAGCCTGCTGTCGGGCTGGCGGCTTTATCTGACTGTCTTTGTCACCGGCCTTGCCATGCGCCTGCAATGGATCAGCCTGCCGGAAAATCTGCAGATGCTCGATGCGCTGGCCAACCCCTGGGTTCTGGCGATCAGCGCGCTCGGTGCGGTGGCGGAATTTTTTGCCGACAAGATTCTCTGGCTCGATTCGATCTGGGATACGATCCACAGCGCGATCCGGCCGCTCGGCGGCGCGCTGCTGGCTCTGGCGGTGGTCGATGCCGGCGATCCGGTCTGGCAGGTTGCGGTGTTTCTGCTGGGCGGCGGCGCTGCTCTGGTGAGCCATGGCGCAAAATCCGGCGCCCGCGCCCTCGTCAACACCAGTCCGGAACCGGTCAGCAATGCGGTGATTTCCACCGGCGAGGACATCGCAACCGGCGGCCTGCTGTTCCTCGCCTTCGCCAATCCGGTCGCGGCGCTGGTCATCGCCGCAGTGATGCTGATCCTGTGTCTGTTTCTGGTCTACAAGGGTTTCCGGCTCTGGCGCAAAATGGTGTCAAACGGCAGCTAGCCCGCGGCATGGCCGCGGCAGAGCCGGACAGGTAGCGCAAGATACAGAGGAAAAAATGGTCGGGGAGACAGGATTTGAACCTGCGACCCCCTGTACCCAAAACAGGTGCGCTACCAGGCTGCGCCACTCCCCGACGCGCGCTTCCCCTAGGCGGTGCTTTTATGAAAAGCAAAGGGTTTTTACGCTTCTTTTTGCCGCCGCTCAAAAGCTGAGCATTTTACAGCTGTCGAAAAAAATATGGTGGGCCCGGAGGGACTCGAACCCCCGACCTAGCCGTTATGAGCGGCCAGCTCTAACCAACTGAGCTACAGGCCCGTATGAGCAGCTTTTTCAGGCAAATCTCAATGGGATGGTGCGATAGCGGAAGCCGTGATGATTTGGCAAGACCGATCATCGCAATTCGTGCGATTGGCGGCCACGGGCAATCAGGCGCGGGATGCCGCCTTCACCAACTCGTCAATATCGACGGGTTTCACGTTACGCGCCTCAAGATGCGCGATGACCTCCCGCCACCAGTCATAAAAGCCGTCCAGCTCCGCCTGTGTCCGCACATAGGGCGTATGACCGGGCGCAAGCGATGGAGAATGAAAGGAAAATACCAGCAAGCGCAGATCATCGTCCAGCGCGACGTCGATGGCTTCCTTGGTCTCGCGCGCGGAAATACCTTCGGGAGTCAGAGGAATGCGTTCCAGCATCTTGCTCCGGGAGCCGACGGCATTGACCAGCGGATATTTTTCCATGATCCCGGCCAGCAGGCCCGCCTGCTTGCGCAAGAGGCCTGAATAGACCGTAGTCAGCGGCACTTCGAGCAGCCGGTCCTTGCCGGGCCACCAGAACGGCTCCGAGCCCACTGCCATGAAGTCCGGGCCACCCTGCCCGCTATAGTCGAAACGCGGCCTTATGCTGCTGTCCACAACAAAGCCGTGCTTGATCAAGAGCGCGGTTGTGTGCGGCC
This genomic window contains:
- a CDS encoding DUF4126 domain-containing protein, whose protein sequence is MGIVELLGLAGSVSLLSGWRLYLTVFVTGLAMRLQWISLPENLQMLDALANPWVLAISALGAVAEFFADKILWLDSIWDTIHSAIRPLGGALLALAVVDAGDPVWQVAVFLLGGGAALVSHGAKSGARALVNTSPEPVSNAVISTGEDIATGGLLFLAFANPVAALVIAAVMLILCLFLVYKGFRLWRKMVSNGS
- a CDS encoding NUDIX hydrolase, with the protein product MTRNDAPEIDAITGEPMPKPIPASTLIIFRDQPGQKAPDLLMVERSAKMVFAAGAAVFPGGRIDDADFNFAQNLGHDDVDEYGARIAAIRESIEETGIAVAVEGDLDAKRVLEARAALHEGTVLADICNQFDWQLELEKLIPFSRWCPPFAEKRVFDTRFYMISHDDHQALATVDETENYNLFWGNAQSVLDRAEAGEVKIIFPTKRNLERLAQFGSFDEAVAHVKDHPAVMVSPNIEKRGDEVHLCIPEGIGYPITSEPMQAVQRGFKK
- a CDS encoding polysaccharide deacetylase family protein; this encodes MKIEQPDRPIVWPDDFGRRFLVSVDTEEEFDWDAPFQSAGHTTLSVPELRTFQQFAQSLGFKPVYFIDYAIVQDDDAAAFLKAVAEAKTATVGVHLHPWINPPFQEKVNVHNSFAGNLPVELEEEKLVTLRDAIRDRVGVTPTIYRAGRYGIGPHTTALLIKHGFVVDSSIRPRFDYSGQGGPDFMAVGSEPFWWPGKDRLLEVPLTTVYSGLLRKQAGLLAGIMEKYPLVNAVGSRSKMLERIPLTPEGISARETKEAIDVALDDDLRLLVFSFHSPSLAPGHTPYVRTQAELDGFYDWWREVIAHLEARNVKPVDIDELVKAASRA